The sequence TGCGGTTGCCACACACCAGCAGGGCTCTTTTTTTTATCGGTATCGACCACGGCCCTGCCTACATCATTTCTTCGCCGCCGCCGCCGAGATTAATCTCACCGGCATCGGCCATACGGCGGGCAATAACAAGAATTTCTTTTTGTGCACTTTCCACTTCGGATACTTTAACCGGCCCCTTCGCCTCCAAATCGTCACGCAGCAGTTCTGCCGCGCGCTTGGACATATTGCCAAATATTTTTTCTTGCAGTGTTTCGTCCGCGCCTTTAAGGGCGACGATGAGCACATCGGAAGAGACTTCGCGCAACAGGGCTTGAATACCCCGGTCGTCGACATCTTTGAGGTTCTCGAACACAAACATCAGGTCCGCAATCTGGTTGCCCATGTCTTCGTCTATTTCACGAATGGCATCCATCAGTTCGCTACCAATGGAGCTGTCCAGGTTATTAACAATTTCAGCTGCGGTTTTATAGCCGCCCATTTCTTTGGTTTGCGAACCGGCGCTGCCTGAGAATTGTTTTTCGAGAATATTGTTTAATTCCTGCAAGGCGCTGGGCTGTACCGTATCCAGAGCAGCTACCCGCATCATCACATCCAGGCGCACTTTTTCCGGGAAAAATGCCAGCACCTCGGCGGATTGGTCTGCGTCGAGATAAGCAATAACAATGGCCTGGATCTGCGGGTGTTCGTTGCGAATAATATCAGCGACGGAACGGGCTTCCATCCACTTCAAGGTATCCAGACCGGTGGTGTTACCCCCAAGCAAAATTCTATCGATAAGACCGTTAGCTTTGTCTTCGCCCAGGGCAGAGACCAGCATGTTGCGAATATAATTGTCAGCGCCCATACCCAATCCGGTTTGGGTGCGCACTTCGTCAAGAAAATTCGCCA comes from Teredinibacter turnerae and encodes:
- the fliG gene encoding flagellar motor switch protein FliG; this encodes MPEQNGGADGKPEVKISRVDQAAILLMTLGEGAAAEILKHMGPKEVQRLGTAMAALNNIQQYEVEVVLANFLDEVRTQTGLGMGADNYIRNMLVSALGEDKANGLIDRILLGGNTTGLDTLKWMEARSVADIIRNEHPQIQAIVIAYLDADQSAEVLAFFPEKVRLDVMMRVAALDTVQPSALQELNNILEKQFSGSAGSQTKEMGGYKTAAEIVNNLDSSIGSELMDAIREIDEDMGNQIADLMFVFENLKDVDDRGIQALLREVSSDVLIVALKGADETLQEKIFGNMSKRAAELLRDDLEAKGPVKVSEVESAQKEILVIARRMADAGEINLGGGGEEMM